The following coding sequences lie in one Eulemur rufifrons isolate Redbay chromosome 11, OSU_ERuf_1, whole genome shotgun sequence genomic window:
- the AGT gene encoding angiotensinogen yields the protein MGPAGVTLRATVLCLAAWAGLATGDRVYIHPFHLLVYSKSSCEQLEKSTPETLKEPTFTPAPIQAKTAPLDEGALRQQLVLAAEGLEAEDKLRAATVGMLANFLGFRMYKMLSESGSATGGALLLSPTAVFGTLASFYLGASDPTAHKLQALLGVPGEDRGCTSRLDGHKVLSALRATQGLLVAQDGADGRARLLLSTVVGLFTAPGVRLKQPFVQGLALFAPVVLPRSLDLSTDPELAAEKMDRFMQAVTGWSMDGPAGVAADGTLLFNTHVHFRGKMKGFSLLPGLQEFWVDNSTSVSVPMLSGTGTFQHWSDAQNNFSVTRVPFGESACLLLVQPLGGAHLDTVEALVFQHDFSSRMKLLSPRAMRVTVPQLVLRSSYDLQDLLAQAKLPTLLGAKANLGRISGADIRVGKVGNSVLFELQADDGEQPTESAQQPGGPEALEVTLSSPFLFAVYERDAAALHFLGRVTHPLSVA from the exons GCCTCGCGGCCTGGGCCGGCCTGGCCACCGGGGACCGGGTGTACATACACCCCTTCCACCTCCTCGTCTACAGCAAGAGCAGCTGTGAGCAGCTGGAGAAATCCACCCCGGAGACCCTCAAAGAGCCGACCTTCACTCCCGCCCCGATTCAGGCCAAGACGGCCCCGCTGGACGAGGGAGCCCTGCGCCAGCAGCTGGTGCTGGCCGCCGAGGGGCTTGAGGCTGAAGACAAGCTGAGGGCCGCCACGGTGGGGATGCTGGCCAACTTCCTGGGCTTCCGCATGTACAAGATGCTCAGCGAGTCGGGGAGTGCCACCGGCGGGGCTCTCTTGCTGTCCCCGACGGCCGTCTTCGGCACCCTGGCCTCTTTCTACCTGGGCGCCTCGGACCCCACAGCCCATAAGCTGCAGGCGCTCCTGGGCGTCCCCGGGGAGGACCGGGGCTGCACCTCCCGGCTGGACGGGCACAAGGTCCTCTCTGCCCTGCGGGCCACCCAGGGCCTGCTGGTCGCCCAGGACGGGGCGGACGGCCGGGCCCGGCTGCTGCTGTCCACGGTGGTCGGCCTGTTCACGGCCCCGGGCGTGCGCCTGAAGCAGCCCTTCGTGCAGGGCCTGGCTCTCTTCGCCCCCGTGGTGCTCCCGCGCTCTCTGGACCTCTCCACGGACCCGGAGCTCGCCGCCGAGAAAATGGACAGGTTCATGCAGGCAGTGACGGGCTGGAGCATGGACGGCCCGGCGGGAGTCGCAGCCGACGGCACCCTGCTTTTCAACACCCACGTCCACTTCCGAG GGAAGATGAAGGGCTTCTCCCTGCTGCCCGGGCTGCAGGAGTTCTGGGTGGACAACAGCACCTCGGTGTCTGTCCCCATGCTCTCCGGCACGGGCACCTTCCAGCACTGGAGCGATGCCCAGAACAACTTCTCGGTGACTCGTGTGCCCTTCGGCGAGAGCGCCTGCCTGCTGCTGGTGCAGCCGCTCGGCGGCGCCCACCTGGACACGGTGGAGGCGCTCGTCTTCCAGCACGACTTCTCCAGCCGGATGAAGCTCCTGTCCCCCCG GGCCATGCGCGTGACCGTGCCCCAGCTGGTGCTGCGCAGCTCCTACGACCTGCAGGACCTGCTCGCCCAGGCCAAGCTGCCCACGCTGCTGGGGGCCAAGGCGAACCTGGGCAGAATCAGTGGTGCCGACATCAGGGTGGGAAAG GTGGGGAACAGCGTCCTGTTTGAACTCCAAGCGGACGACGGAGAGCAGCCCACCGAGTCTGCCCAGCAGCCCGGCGGGCCCGAGGCCTTGGAGGTGACCCTGAGCAGCCCGTTCCTGTTTGCCGTGTACGAGCGCGACGCCGCCGCCCTGCACTTCCTGGGCCGCGTGACCCACCCGCTGAGCGTGGCGTGA